One window of the Canis aureus isolate CA01 chromosome 1, VMU_Caureus_v.1.0, whole genome shotgun sequence genome contains the following:
- the CIC gene encoding protein capicua homolog isoform X3 encodes MKPMKKACVGLPGSGSGGKSPPATRAKALRRRGAGEGDKPEEEDDEAQQQQQQPPPGPEEAEEGEEEESERGPGAEGLPPELHPDDPAAPGPAEDPKVEGEASRWEPSLSRKTATFKSRAPKKKYVEEHGAGSGSSGAAGAPEERARTPEEAGTLGVPPRPPTSTRSSSTDTASEHSADLEDEPAEACGPGPWPPSGASGGYDLRQLRSQRVLARRGDGLFLPAVVRQVRRSQDLGVQFSGDRALTFYEGAPGGGGGVDVVLDATPPPGALVVGTAVCTCVEPGVAAYREGVVVEVATKPAAYKVRLSPGPNTQPGPPAALPQPPQLPHREPEEAVWVARSSLRLLRPPWEPEVPPRKPPAGPEEEQAEPAGTLPPCPAALDPKQPEDAEVSKISFGGNLGTCEEGEEKHPPALGTPALLPLPPPQLLSPPPKSPAFAGPGRPGEQPSPCQEGSQGGSRSSSVASLEKGAAPAARARTPLTAAQQKYKKGDVVCTPNGIRKKFNGKQWRRLCSRDGCMKESQRRGYCSRHLSMRTKEMEGLADSGPGGAGRPAGVAAREGSTEFDWGDETSRDSEASSVAARGDSRPRLVAPADLSRFEFDECEAAVMLVSLGSSRSGTPSFSPVSTQSPFSPAPSPSPSPLFGFRPANFSPINASPVIQRTAVRSRHLSASTPKGGVLTPPDLGPHPPPPAPRERHSSGILPTFQTNLTFTVPISPGRRKTELLPHPGALGAPGTGGGGATPDFPKSDSLDSGVDSVSHTPTPSTPAGFRAVSPAVPFSRSRQPSPLLLLPPPAGLTSDPGPSVRRVPAVQRDSPVIVRNPDVPLPSKFPGEVSTASEARAAGPGRGCRETPVPPGVASGKPGLPPPLPAPVPITVPPAAPTAVAQPMPTFGLASSPFQPVAFHPSPAALLPVLVPSSYTSHPAPKKEVIMGRPGTVWTNVEPRSVAVFPWHSLVPFLAPSQPDPSVQPSEAQQPASHPVASNQSKEPAESAAVAHEQPPGGTGNADPGRPPGATCPESPGPGPPHTLGVVEPGKGPPPATEEDAPGPPGEPRLDSETESDHDDAFLSIMSPEIQLPLPPGKRRTQSLSALPKERDSSSEKDGRSPNKREKDHIRRPMNAFMIFSKRHRALVHQRHPNQDNRTVSKILGEWWYALGPKEKQKYHDLAFQVKEAHFKAHPDWKWCNKDRKKSSSEAKPTSLGLAGGHKETRERSMSETGTAAAPGVSSELLSVAAQTLLSSDTKAPGSGSCGAERLHTVGGPGSARPRAFSHSGVHSLDGGEVDSQALQELTQMVSGPASYSGPKPSTQYGAPGPFSASGEGGALAASGRPPLLPTRASRSQRAASEDMTSDEERMVICEEEGDDDVIADDGFGTTDIDLKCKERVTDSESGDSSGEDPEGSKGFGRKVFSPVIRSSFTHCRPPLDPEPPGPPDPPPAFGKGYGPTPSSSSSSSPASSSASAATSFPLGSGTFKAQESGQGSTAGPLRPPPPGAGGPVTPSKATRFLPTDPAAFRRKRPESVGSLEPPGPSVIAAPPGGGGSVLQTLVLPSNKEDREGSGSRMPSAPAPSLSYGAPAAPLSRPAATMVTNVVRPVSSTPVPIASKPFPTSGRAEASPNDTAGARTEPVAGSRAPGSSPLGVSLVYSDKKSAAATSPAPHLVAGPLLGTVGKAPATVTNLLVGTPGYGAPAPPAVQFIAQGAPGSGATTGSGAGAGSGPNGPVPLGILQPGALGKAGGITQVQYILPTLPQQLQVAPAPAPAPGTKTAAPGGPAPTTSIRFTLPPGTSTNGKVLAATAPTPGIPILQSVPSAPPPKAQSVSPVQAPPPGGSAQLLPGKVLVPLAAPSMSVRGGGAGQPLPLVSPPFSVPVQNGAQPPSKIIQLTPVPVSTPSGLVPPLSPATLSGPTSQPQKVLLPSSTRITYVQSAGGHALPLGTSPTSSQAGTVTSYGPTSSVALGFTSLGPSGPAFVQPLLSGQAPLLAPGQVGVSPVPSPQLPPTCTAPGGPVITAFYPGSPAPTSSAPLAQPSQAPPGLVYTVATSTTPPAANILPKGPPAPATATPAPTSPFPNATAGSMTYSLVAPKAQRPTPKAPQKVKAAIASIPVGSFEAGAPGRSGPAARQPLEPGPAREPPTPESELEGQPATPAPPPPPETWAPTARSSPPPPLPAEERTSSKGPETMASKFPGSSSDWRVPGLGLESRGEPPTPPSPAPAPAPAPGGGGSSSSEGSSGRAAGDTPERKEAAGTGKKVKVRPPPLKKTFDSVDKVLSEVDFEERFAELPEFRPEEVLPSPTLQSLATSPRAILGSYRKKRKNSTDLDSAPEDPTSPKRKMRRRSSCSSEPNTPKSAKCEGDIFTFDRTGTEAEDVLGELEYEKVPYSSLRRTLDQRRALVMQLFQDHGFFPSAQATAAFQARYADIFPSKVCLQLKIREVRQKIMQAATPTEQPPGADAPLPGPPPAGTAAAPVPTPSPAGGPDPTSPGSDSGTAPAAPPLPPPPEPGPGQPGWEGPPQPSPPPPGPSTAATGR; translated from the exons ATGAAGCCAATGAAGAAGGCATGTGTCGGCCTCCCGGGTTCTGGCAGTGGCGGCAAGTCCCCACCAGCCACCCGGGCCAAGGCCCTGAGACGgcgaggggctggggagggcgaCAAGCCAGAGGAGGAAGACGACGaggcacagcagcagcagcagcagccacctcCGGGGCCAGAAGAGGCTGAGGAGGGTGAAGAGGAGGAGTCCGAGCGGGGCCCTGGGGCGGAAGGGCTGCCCCCCGAGCTGCACCCTGATGACCCGGCGGCCCCAGGCCCAGCCGAGGACCCCAAGGTAGAGGGGGAGGCAAGCCGCTGGGAGCCCTCCCTCAGCCGTAAGACGGCCACATTCAAGTCTCGAGCGCCCAAGAAGAAATATGTGGAGGAGCACGGAGCTGGCAGTGGGAGCAGTGGGGCGGCCGGGGCCCCCGAAGAAAGAGCACGGACCCCGGAGGAGGCTGGCACCCTGGGTGTACCTCCACGGCCACCCACCTCCACCCGTTCCTCTTCCACTGACACAGCCAGCGAGCACTCGGCTGACCTGGAAGATGAGCCAGCCGAAGCTTGCGGGCCAGGCCCCTGGCCCCCAAGTGGCGCCAGTGGTGGATATGACCTGCGACAGCTGAGGTCCCAACGGGTGCTGGCTCGGCGCGGAGATGGCCTCTTCCTACCGGCCGTGGTGCGCCAGGTGCGCAGAAGCCAGGACCTGGGGGTACAGTTCTCCGGGGACCGGGCCCTGACTTTCTACGAGGGGGcacccggcggcggcggcggtgtaGATGTGGTTTTGGATGCCACGCCGCCGCCGGGTGCCCTGGTGGTGGGCACCGCTGTCTGTACCTGTGTGGAGCCTGGTGTGGCTGCCTACCGTGAGGgtgtggtggtggaggtggcCACCAAGCCGGCTGCCTACAAGGTCCGCCTCAGCCCTGGCCCCAACacccagccaggccccccagccGCCCTGCCACAGCCCCCACAGCTGCCGCACCGTGAGCCCGAGGAGGCCGTGTGGGTGGCCCGCTCCAGCTTGCGCCTGCTGCGGCCCCCCTGGGAACCCGAGGTTCCACCGAGGAAGCCCCCTGCGGGCCCTGAGGAGGAGCAGGCTGAGCCAGCGGGTACCCTACCCCCCTGCCCTGCTGCTCTGGACCCCAAGCAGCCTGAGGATGCCGAGGTGTCTAAGATCAGCTTCGGTGGCAACCTGGGGACTTGCGAGGAGGGCGAGGAGAAGCACCCGCCGGCCCTGGGCACCCCGGCCCTGCTCCCActgcccccgccccagctcctgTCACCGCCACCGAAGTCCCCGGCTTTCGCAGGCCCAGGCCGCCCTGGCGAGCAGCCCTCACCCTGCCAAGAGGGGAGCCAGGGCGGCAGCCGGAGCAGCAGCGTGGCCTCTCTGGAGAAGGGGGCTgcgcccgccgcccgggcccgCACCCCGCTGACAGCCGCCCAGCAGAAGTATAAGAAGGGTGACGTGGTCTGCACACCCAACGGAATCCGCAAGAAGTTCAATGGCAAGCAGTGGCGACGGCTGTGCTCCCGAGACGGCTGCATGAAGGAGTCGCAGCGGCGGGGCTACTGCTCACGCCACCTGTCCATGCGAACCAAGGAGATGGAGGGCCTGGCAGACAGTGGCCCTGGTGGCGCCGGGCGGCCGGCGGGCGTGGCGGCGCGCGAGGGCAGCACCGAGTTTGACTGGGGCGACGAAACATCGCGTGACAGTGAGGCCAGCAGTGTGGCGGCCCGTGGGGACTCACGCCCACGCCTGGTGGCTCCCGCTGACCTGTCACGCTTTGAGTTCGATGAGTGTGAGGCGGCCGTGATGTTGGTGTCGTTGGGCAGCTCTCGCTCGGGCACGCCCTCCTTCTCCCCCGTGTCTACGCAGTCGCCCTTCTCACCTGCCCCATCGCCCTCCCCGTCGCCGCTCTTTGGCTTCCGCCCTGCCAATTTCAGCCCCATCAATGCCTCACCAGTCATCCAACGCACTGCTGTTCGCAGCCGCCACCTGAGCGCCAGCACCCCAAAGGGAGGCGTGCTGACGCCACCAGACCTGGGCCCCCACCCACCGCCACCCGCCCCCAGAGAGCGCCATTCTTCTGGCATCCTACCTACCTTCCAGACCAACCTGACCTTCACCGTGCCCATCAGCCCTGGGCGGAGGAAGACAGAGCTGCTGCCCCACCCAGGGGCTCTGGGGGCCCCGGGCACAGGGGGCGGAGGAGCCACCCCGGACTTCCCCAAGAGCGACAGCCTAGACTCTGGCGTGGACTCGGTGTCCCACACGCCGACGCCCTCCACGCCGGCTGGCTTCCGGGCGGTGTCACCTGCTGTGCCCTTCTCTCGCTCCCGCCAGCCCTCGCCGTTGCTGCTGTTGCCCCCACCTGCTGGCCTGACCTCGGACCCTGGGCCCTCTGTGCGCAGGGTTCCTGCTGTGCAGCGGGACTCGCCGGTTATTGTTCGCAACCCCGATGTGCCGCTGCCCTCCAAATTCCCTGGGGAGGTGAGCACTGCCAGCGAGGCGCGGGCAGCGGGACCTGGGCGGGGCTGCAGAGAGACCCCAGTGCCCCCCGGGGTGGCCAGTGGGAAGCCTGGCCTGCCCCCACCTCTGCCAGCCCCCGTGCCCATCACCGTGCCTCCAGCCGCGCCGACTGCCGTGGCCCAGCCGATGCCTACCTTTGGCCTGGCTTCTTCACCCTTCCAGCCGGTGGCCTTCCACCCCTCACCTGCTGCCCTATTGCCCGTCCTGGTGCCCAGCAGCTACACCAGCCATCCTGCCCCTAAAAAGGAAGTCATCATGGGCCGACCTGGGACAG TGTGGACGAATGTGGAACCTCGCTCTGTTGCTGTGTTCCCCTGGCACTCCTTAGTCCCCTTTCTGGCCCCCAGCCAGCCCGACCCCTCTGTGCAGCCAAGTGAGGCCCAGCAACCTGCCAGCCACCCAGTGGCCTCCAACCAGAGCAAAG AACCTGCTGAGTCGGCAGCTGTTGCTCATGAGCAGCCCCCAGGTGGGACAGGGAATGCTGATCCTGGGCGGCCCCCTGGAGCCACATGCCCTGAGAGTCCAGGGCCTGGACCCCCCCACACTTTGGGGGTGGTGGAACCTGGAAAGGGTCCCCCTCCCGCCACTGAGGAGGATGCCCCTGGCCCTCCAGGAGAGCCCCGGCTGGACAGTGAGACAGAGAGTGACCACGATGATGC CTTCCTCTCCATCATGTCTCCTGAGATCCAGTTGCCCCTGCCACCCGGGAAACGCCGGACCCAGTCTCTCAGTGCCCTGCCAAAGGAACGAGACTCCTCTTCAGAGAAGGATGGACGCAGCCCCAACAAG CGGGAGAAGGACCATATCCGGCGGCCCATGAATGCCTTCATGATCTTCAGCAAGCGGCACCGAGCCCTGGTCCACCAGCGTCACCCCAACCAGGACAACCGGACCGTCAGCAAGATCCTGGGCGAGTGGTGGTACGCCCTGGGGCCCAAGGAAAAGCAGAAGTACCATGACCTGGCCTTCCAG GTGAAGGAGGCCCACTTTAAAGCTCACCCAGACTGGAAGTGGTGCAACAAGGACAGGAAGAAATCCAGCTCAGAGGCCAAGCCCACGAGCCTGGGGCTGGCAGGAGGGCACAAGGAGACTAGGGAGCGGAGCATGTCAGAGACGGGAACTGCCGCCGCCCCTGGAG TGTCCTCGGAGCTCCTGTCTGTTGCAGCCCAGACACTCTTGAGTTCGGATACCAAGGCTCCGGGGAGCGGCTCCTGTGGGGCAGAGCGTCTGCATACAGTGGGCGGACCTGGCTCAGCCCGGCCTCGGGCCTTCTCCCACAGCGGGGTCCACAGCCTGGATGGTGGCGAAGTAGATAGCCAGGCACTACAGGAGCTGACTCAG ATGGTGTCTGGCCCTGCGTCCTATTCCGGTCCAAAGCCTtccacccaatatggggctccaggCCCCTTCTCAGCCTCCGGTGAGGGAGGTGCCCTGGCGGCCAGTGGGCGACCCCCGCTGCTGCCCACCCGGGCCTCCCGTTCCCAGCGTGCAGCCAGTGAGGACATGACCAGTGACGAGGAACGCATGGTCATCTGTGAGGAGGAGGGAGACGATGATGTCATTG CTGACGACGGCTTTGGCACCACTGACATTGACCTCAAGTGCAAGGAGCGGGTGACTGACAGTGAGAGCGGAGACAGCTCTGGGGAGGACCCAGAGGGCAGCAAG GGCTTCGGCCGGAAGGTGTTCTCGCCTGTGATTCGTTCCTCCTTTACCCACTGCCGCCCACCGCTGGaccctgagcccccagggcccccggACCCACCTCCAGCCTTTGGCAAAGGCTACGGGCCCACCCCGTCCTCTTCCTCCTCGTCCTCAcctgcctcctcctcagcctcagcAGCCACCTCCTTCCCATTGGGCTCAGGGACCTTCAAGGCCCAGGAGTCAGGCCAGGGCAGCACAGCAGGCCCACTAcggcccccaccccctggggctgggggcccagtGACACCTTCCAAGGCCACCCGGTTCCTTCCAACGGATCCTGCGGCTTTCCGACGCAAGAGACCTGAAAGCGTGGGAAGCCTGGAGCCGCCAGGCCCCTCGGTCATTGCAGCCCCTCCTGGTGGGGGAGGAAGTGTCCTACAGACGCTGGTCCTGCCCTCAAACAAGGAGGACCGGGAAGGCAGCGGAAGCCGCATGCCTTCGGCCCCGGCTCCCTCACTGTCCTATggggccccagcagcccccctgTCCCGCCCAGCTGCTACCATGGTCACCAACGTGGTACGGCCTGTCAGTAGCACTCCTGTGCCCATTGCCTCTAAGCCCTTCCCTACCTCTGGCCGGGCTGAGGCATCTCCAAATGACACAGCAGGTGCCAGGACTGAGCCGGTCGCAGGGTCCCGGGCTCCTGGGAGCTCCCCACTGGGTGTAAGCTTAGTATATTCGGACAAGAAGTCAGCAGCAGCCACCTCGCCAGCCCCGCATCTGGTGGCTGGGCCCCTACTGGGCACCGTGGGGAAGGCCCCTGCCACGGTCACCAACCTGCTGGTGGGCACGCCCGGTTATGGGGCCCCAGCACCCCCTGCTGTTCAGTTCATAGCCCAGGGGGCCCCTGGCAGTGGGGCCACTACAGGctcaggagcaggtgcagggagtGGCCCCAATGGGCCTGTGCCCCTGGGCATCCTGCAGCCAGGTGCCTTGGGCAAAGCTGGGGGAATCACCCAGGTGCAGTACATCCTGCCCACGCTGCCCCAGCAGCTTCAGGTGGCACCCGCCCCGGCACCAGCCCCTGGGACCAAGACAGCAGCTCCCGGCGGCCCCGCACCCACCACCAGCATCCGGTTCACTCTCCCACCGGGCACCTCCACCAATGGCAAAGTTCTGGCGGCCACCGCACCCACTCCTGGCATCCCCATCCTGCAGTCTGTACCCTCCGCTCCGCCCCCAAAAG CCCAGTCCGTTTCTCCtgtgcaggccccgcccccgggtggctcagcccagcTGCTACCCGGGAAGGTGCTGGTGCCCCTGGCAGCCCCTAGCATGTCAGTGCGGGGTGGAGGGGCTGGCCAGCCGCTGCCCCTGGTGAGCCCACCTTTTTCAGTACCTGTGCAGAATGGTGCCCAGCCACCCAGCAAG ATCATCCAGCTGACTCCGGTGCCTGTGAGCACACCCAGCGGCCTGGTGCCGCCCCTCAGCCCAGCCACACTCTCTGGACCCACCTCGCAGCCTCAGAAGGTCCTGCTGCCCTCTTCCACCAG AATCACCTACGTGCAGTCGGCGGGTGGGCACGCGTTGCCCCTGGGCACCAGCCCTACGTCCAGCCAGGCTGGAACAGTCACCTCGTATGGGCCCACGAGCTCGGTAGCCCTAGGCTTCACCTCGCTGGGGCCCAGCGGACCTGCCTTTGTGCAGCCCCTGCTTTCAG GCCAAGCCCCGCTGCTGGCTCCTGGCCAGGTGGGCGTGTCGCCCGTGCCCAGCCCCCAGCTGCCGCCCACCTGCACAGCCCCCGGAGGTCCCGTCATCACAGCGTTTTACCCTGGCAGCCCTGCACCCACCTCCTCAGCACCCCtggcccagccatcccaggctcccCCGGGCCTGGTCTACACTGTGGCCACTAGCACCACCCCACCTGCTGCCAACATCCTGCCCAAGGGCCCACCGGCCCCTGCCACTGCCACCCCGGCCCCTACCAGCCCTTTCCCTAATGCCACAG CAGGCTCCATGACCTACAGCTTAGTGGCCCCCAAGGCCCAGCGGCCCACCCCTAAGGCCCCCCAGAAAGTGAAGGCAGCCATCGCCAGCATTCCCGTGGGTTCCTTTGAGGCAGGTGCCCCTGGGCGGTCAGGCCCTGCAGCCCGGCAGCCCTTGGAGCCTGGCCCAGCCCGTGAGCCCCCTACCCCTGAGTCTGAGCTTGAGGGGCAACCTGCAACACCAGCCCCTCCACCGCCCCCAGAGACCTGGGCTCCCACAGCCCGGAGTAGCCCCCCACCGCCCCTGCCTGCTGAGGAGCGGACTAGCAGCAAGGGCCCTGAGACCATG GCCAGCAAATTCCCCGGCTCATCTTCAGACTGGCGAGTCCCTGGGCTGGGTCTGGAGAGCCGTGGGGagcctcccacccctcccagcccAGCACCAGCTCCGGCCCCAGCCCCTGGCGGTGGCGGCAGCAGCAGTAGCGAGGGCAGCAGTGGGAGGGCAGCCGGGGACACCCCCGAGCGCAAGGAGGCCGCTGGTACCGGCAAGAAGGTGAAGGTGCGGCCCCCGCCCCTGAAGAAGACCTTTGACTCTGTGGACAA GGTCCTGTCGGAGGTGGACTTCGAGGAGCGCTTTGCTGAGCTGCCTGAGTTCCGGCCTGAGGAGGTGCTGCCTTCGCCAACCCTGCAGTCTCTGGCCACCTCGCCCCGGGCCATCCTGGGCTCCTACCGCAAGAAGAGGAAGAACTCCACTG ACCTGGACTCAGCCCCTGAGGACCCCACCTCGCCCAAGCGCAAGATGAGGAGACGCTCCAGTTGCAGCTCCGAGCCCAACACCCCTAAGAGTGCCAAGTGTGAGGGGGACATCTTCACCTTTGACCGTACAG GTACGGAAGCCGAGGATGTGCTTGGGGAGCTGGAATATGAGAAGGTGCCATACTCTTCACTGCGGCGCACCCTGGACCAGCGCCGGGCCCTGGTCATGCAGCTCTTCCAGGACCATGGCTTCTTCCCATCAG CCCAGGCCACGGCAGCCTTCCAGGCCCGCTACGCAGACATCTTCCCCTCAAAGGTCTGCCTGCAGTTGAAGATCCGGGAGGTGCGCCAGAAGATCATGCAGGCCGCCACGCCCACGGAGCAGCCCCCTGGAGCTGACGCCCCCCTCCCCGGACCGCCCCCTGCTGGCACTGCTGCTGCCCCTgtccccactcccagccctgcTGGGGGCCCCGACCCCACCTCACCTGGCTCGGACTCTGGCACAGCTCCGGCTGCCCCGCCACTGCCTCCACCTCCAGAACCGGGTCCCGGACAGCCTGGCTGGGAGGGCCCCCCTCagccatcccccccaccccccggcccctcCACAGCTGCCACAGGCAGGTGA